The Candidatus Thorarchaeota archaeon genome segment TGGTTCATACTTTTCAGTCACCCAGGTGATTTTACACCTGTCTGCACAACAGAGTTAGCAGCTTTTGCCACGAGGCACGGTGAGTTCGGGAGAAATCGAAATCTTACAGAATTCTGAAAAATCAGAGCACAAAAGTGTACAATAACTGTAAGATTTCC includes the following:
- a CDS encoding redoxin domain-containing protein yields the protein MIGRFQLVLIPIHTIGETSPEMQVDTTHGQLELPDHYKGKWFILFSHPGDFTPVCTTELAAFATRHGEFGRNRNLTEF